TGGGCGAATCGGGTCTTAAGTCTTGAGTTGCGAACTGATGTGAATGAAGACAGAACTTGAATCAGATCTGCGAACGGACACGGATGAAAACGGACGTGAATCGGAGCTGAGAGTGAATCGGACGAGATCGGAGTTGATTATCGAACGAAATCGGAGCTGGGTTCGTCGGATCTGGGTTCGTCCGATCTGCAGGAGACCAACGCGTGGATCTTTGGACGGGGACGAACGCGTCTGATCTGGTTATCGGACGAAATCGGAGTTGCGAACTGATGCGGGCGAAGGCTGACGCGCAATCGTCTGGGTTCGTCAGATCTGGGTTCGTTTGATCTGCAGGAGACCGACGCGTGGATTTTTGGACGGAGGCGATCGCGTCAGATCTGATTTACAGACAGATCAATGGCGAATGTAATGTTGAACGGATCTGGAGATGCTTCTCAACAGAGATGGCTTCACGGCGGCGATGGCAGAGATGGCTTCACGGCGGAGGCTGTGGCTATGCAGTAACCCTAGGTTAAAGGCTTGATACCATGTTactttactattattttattgattgaattgaTATGTTTTACATTGGTGTgactaaataaataagagaCCTATATAACCTAAATAAGGTAACATATGTAATTAAGCCTATAACGAAGAAGTTAGgttaatagtttttatttttttgaaaatacaactAAGAACCCTAACATCTCCAAACACCCATCTCGGGCCCAACAAGGTTAGAAAGTCAGGTTGGGAAAACATAAGTCCATGAAGAACACAGCAAAGCTGAAAGAGATCAGAAGTACTTATTTTGGCAACACtgcaaatttgaaaattagtataaaacaaagataatGAGGAAGAAAGACGTGGCCACCTGACACGACTAAGCACGATCAGACACAGAAGAATCTTCTCCTCTTCATTCTTtattcttccttcttccttcttcattcTTCGTACGGTTACTTAAACGTGCACCCATTTTCCCTCTCTACATCCAAATAAAACTCTCAATTCACGATTCATGATCACCCTCATCACAAACATtccccttttttcttccttcttctccaGTAATGGCCATTTCTTTCCTCCACCGCTTCTCTCTCGATCCCCAGCACTGCCGCTCCGCCGCTAAGTGGACAGCGCTATTAACGCTAACCGCCGCCGTGACCTCCTTCGCTCCGGAGTTCATTTTCACAAATGCAACGTCGCTCCATTCGTCCTTCTCCAGATCGTGTGGCCGCGATGGCTACATCAGGATCCCACTCGACCTTCCCGGCGATGTTCTGTGCTTGCCGGCGAACATGGTGAATTGGTCCAGTTTTGATTTCTTTGTACCTACGGTTTTTGCGGCTCTCGGAGTCGGCGTTTCGGCTTGTTTCGTTAGATCCTTGGGATTGTGAGAAGAATCGTTATAGATAGcaaattttaagataaaaaaagaaattaaaatcataagaATTGTTTATACTTGATAAACTTCTTAATCAACTATTTTACTAAATCtctaataattgaatttaaaaaaataattatttgagatttagttagtatttcttttttcaatactATGTATCTTTTACCTATTTAGATTTGTTCAATTGAGATGAAGTCATGAGGTGTGAATATATACGAGCTCCTCTTTGATgcaaatttgtttatgtatttgtACCCTTTATTCTCTATAACTCTGTTTGATTcatcaaaaaattaaatcaaacgaGATCAGTCCGATTGTAACCTCGTTGGATCTTCATAGGAGGAAACTTTTTCGGGAATTGTATGAGatggaaaaattattttatcaccCGGTTGGGTAATTAGCAAAACTTGTACGGAATACGTTTTTTAGCAAAATATTGACAGGTGACGTTTTAGTAATTTCTATTTTGCCTTCAATTTATGGTATTTCTAGTATTTTGcaaattagtttattgaattttattccAACTAAATGTGAGAAAATTGTAACAAAATCTCTTCTTGTATCCATATCCTTTAATATCTTCAATTAGTAGTATTACATCATAACTGAAACggtatttatatatttatttactaatatttcaaaattatatatttaactaatttataatatctatttttagaaatatttcaaaatatatagttttcagcaattatcaaaaatagcaaatttaaccaaatatttacaatatatataccaaaaatAGTGATAGGAGTCTAGTAGTGtctataaaattcaaatttttgctatagcctgtaaatattttaatttattttgctattttaaaaaatgcctctagttttaataatttttcaaaatatagatGTCACACCCTAAACGACAATATGATCAAATCTGAAGTAAAGGGAATACGATTCGATTTAGTTACAACCTTGAAATTCTCTTACCGACTAATTTAACCTGTGGCCTAACGAACACCAAGGACATTATTGACAttcttaataagaaaaacgCACAAGAGTTTTCTCATCTCGCCGTAAAACCTTCCACTTACTTGTAACACCCCAAAAATAAGGCAATTTTAAACTGATTATCTTGGTTAAATTGTTaatgtttgaattatttgggGTGGATTGAGATTTTGGGTGAGGAATATCTTTTCCGTGGAGATTGcgattaattaaatatttatgaaaataatgtttaattaattattgaaattgaaaatttagtataaCAACCCAACTTTTATACTTAAGTTGAGGTAATTaccattcaaataaatatagtatttttatttagattaaaagaaaacatttcaaagattcatttaaaatttataataaagtataaaaagaaaagcataagTAAATATAATACTAAATAAACACTAGTTCGAGCcctattcaaaataaaaggaaatatttaaaagtattcgTGAGTTAcgaaaataaaacataaattattgatGAAAACTTAAACTCTTCCTTAGGAACCAATATCACTTATTGTCATTCGCCAGTTTGCTTTTACCTCtaccaaaaattaaacatttaaaataattagtataaatttaGGCACTTCCATTCTTTGAggatttgattaattagatttttctttataattagggtttgattagtctttgattttcatgtaatttttgttagaaCAATCAATAAATTGCATCAAGAGTTCGatgtttaattcaattttattgaattttttgattttttttgttcaatattGGAAGCAATTTACCCATAGTATTTCAATTAATGCAAGATTAGTTGTTTTACTTgcttatatacaaaatttccatctttcttcattttatctCTCCCAATTTTAGAATTACACATAATGACTCTTttggatttcaaatttttttgggATAATTCTTGGGAttaaattgcatttttttgtgcacaaattaatttctctttGATTTCTTGAATTGAATATAAAGTTGTTGATGATCCAtcttgtgttttcttttaaagaaaataataatgagtTTAATTAGAATTGCAACAATCAAACTAAATCCTTTGAAATTCTTTacttgatttttaattttgattcaagAGTTCCTTCCAAGATCAAGCAATCTTGATCCTGGAAGGAACTCTTGAATCAAAATCTATTTGAGGCCATGCATAATTCAATTTCCTTACTCCTAAAACTCCCTGCATTGAACTCAAAGTTGAAATATTGAATGTGTTTAACATATTAGTTGTGGCATCAGTGAGAATCCACACATATCCTTCGCTCATCATTCCCAGCTCGTTGGCTATGCATGCCAAAAACTCAAGTTCCCAAACTCTGCTCCACGTGGACTACAAAAACTCTCGTTTGCATCATCCCCGATCTCTTAAGCTCTTCTTTGATATGATTACTAGATGTTGTAGTGTCGATGATATTCCGGTTAACACGAACTTTTATGTCCTACAATAAGATCATATATAAGTAATTAGATAATATAGGAttctatacattttatttgGTAATGAAAAGAGTAATCCATATATCTTAAACacattaaaactatttttttcaataaaaaggGGATAATTTTATGTGGTTATTGTATTGCATCCTTGAATAGACACATGAAAGATTGTGTCGAAAAAACAACACAAGAGAGGCGAATTTGTCTCTTGGAGAAACACACATTCATTTAAAGATGGTTTTTCAAAAGAGAAGCAATCATTAAAACATTCATTCAAGTTTTAATGGATTTGTCTCTTGGGTATAGGGGGCATAATCTTACTAAGAGTTGGTCAATCTATATCTATTATGGCCAaccttaaaaaagaatgaatgtATTTCTCTAGAAATTAAGTTCAAGCAAACGTTTGTTTGCAACCATTTCAAATTAAAGCTACACACTTTATTAgctttttgtgttttaaagAATGGATTGTTGATTGAGCACTTAGTCCTTGTATATATATGGTGTGTATATTACATGTTCCTTTCTCTTATTTGCACCTACATGCAAAGAGTCAATGAGATTTGCAACGATCCATTTTCCAAACTTATTGTCTTCGTAGACGGCAATGATTTCCCTCAACCCGAAAACTTTAAGGATGTCACTAATGGCGTAAACCTGGGAGGAGAGATTTTGGGTGACTCggaaaaagtatgaaaatttgagataAGAGAGAGTGGAAATTTTTGGTGCAAATGAAATTATAGGGACCTCAGCTTTGTCACCAAGCTGCACAATGAAGTATGCTTGTGATGAACTTTCTGGTCCTAAAATGGCTTCTACCTTGCTATCATGTATTAGTTCCATGgttgtttaattattgaaagCAGTTGTTAAGCTTAAATTCCATTTtcgaagaaaacaaacaagacattattttatttaaacctTTAGTTTATGTGCACTcttatatcatattttagttttagtcaATTCTTGATTTTATTCCAATCCAAATTAGCTCACGTatcttatgaaaaaaaaaagtgagatgatcacttgacattttttcaatgtggAATTCTCGACTAAAGGGATTCAAATCCCTTAACCTTGTTTTTTTAAACGTTTTGaactgataaaaaataataataaatattaaaacaaacctGCTGTAGCTACACCAAAATTAGTTCGTTCCATTGGAGTCCATGGGATTGAGAATCAATTTGgtcttataataattttgattggCATAAAAATCAGAGAGCGTCATATTAATGCAACTCAAACCCATCTTCCCAACAACATCATTCAAATCCAAAACCACACCCACCTTCAAGTTTACCGCCGCAACCGTTTTGTCCGCCTCTGCTGCCACTACCGACAGTACTAATATGTTAAGGAAGAGTGCACCGATCTTCAACATTTCAAAACCCATGCCTTCCCTCATTATTGTTTGGtactttctatatatttacCCCAACGTTCAGCTTTATTAATGGCTAGACCATGCGCGTATTCATGTAGCTGGCTTACAAGACGTGGGAGGAACAAACTGGTTAAGTATTACGTACGCTCAttccaattaattatatgatcattagtgtaaatatatataatacatattgatcaaatatttaaaaatgagtgAGTCATGATATGATTAACTAGGAGATTAGTGTGTTAACTCTCACACCCCCTCAGATTATCCTACCTAAAACTTAGGGTGAGTTATTGACAAATGAGGAGAAACTTTGAAGAGATAAAGTATTAACAAAAATTGCTTAATCTTGtgtattttctttctcaacttGCTTCCATCAAAGGTTACAATATCACTATATATGGTGTCTCTCtaaatttcttcaataaatcactaataaaagtaaaattaaagagaacaaaataattaagatagAATTTCAAAGGATGTAGTAATTCTTGACCTTTCGTTATTATAACtgtcataacttttttttagataacTTCAAATGACTTGTAACTTGAACCATTAGAAAGTACACATTCGAGACATCAAAATCTATAagtcatatatttaatttgaatgtCGTTTAATCTCTCAAATACCTTTTGAAAAACTGACACAGTTTGAGTTTAATGCTCAACAGTTATGACGACAATAGACCTCGATCATGCAGTGGGGCTTACAGTCAAAATTCTTTCTGATCAACAAATTTTCGCTGAAACTCAAGAGCAACCTagtggaaaaaataaatttaaaatgttgaacgAATAATTTATAGGAAAATAATTTGAGGAGGCTGTGATTCTATACTAAAGTATAGAAATTCAAGTtctaataagaaattaaaaaacttgGGAAAGTTATTATTACTAGAGAATATCATAAGCATTATCTTGCAACTTGATCAGAAATTAGCATAACTTTGGAGGCATATATtcataattaatgatattggTTTTGTAGGATGATGGAGCTATGATTGAGATGCTATAATTGAAGTGATTGACTTTGTTGTAAGTcatatatttttctgtttCAAGTCAAATACATATATTGGGGTTTTATATATTCAGTGTGTGAATAAATACAAGCtatctataatttaataattaattacttattttgGGTAGGAATGGAAACacattttctcaaaaatattttatatagttaATAAATCCTGCTTAAACATGATTTTACATTAAAATCTTGATTAATACTTTtcgaaaataatttttattttgtccaaatatatatattttttattttcctcatttcattaaataaatttattaaaataaacttattaaaaattattttaataatataaacctattaaaaatttcatttcattcttttctcttttcatctttccctttctctccaAACCCTCTccaaaaataactaaaaaaaagaacttggaTTTGATTGGCCAGTACGTAAAGAATATTAAAGGCTACCCGAGAAGGAAGAAGGCGGGAAaaggaggaaagaaaaattttataggtagctatattttatttatctttgcCTCTATTCTCTTCTAGTATTTTTTGCTTCAAGTATAATATTCTCATTATTTGAGGTGATAAGTCACTTAAATAACTgaacaaacatatattttaattcgataaagaaaaccaaaattacttgaaattaaaaaatatatatatatatatatatatatatatatatatatgttgaatcggtatggcaaccctagagggggtgaatagagtttaaataaactttttgacaaataaaaagtaaaatcaattaattagatactttttaaatttaaataaagaattttgtaaactttgttaaataacaagattgataaaaatatatgaatggaagtatgcaatcaaactcaaccaataagaatatgtaactaaaattaaattaaaaaataattagaaaaaagttagagaagaagacaccgtaattttatagtggttcggttaaactcaacctacatccactttcccaagcacctcttgggattttgattgaaaatttctttggactctttccacggatttgagccgaaccgattcttgctcatttttcgggttcaagagtaAACCCGATtctttccacgggttaggatccaaccgttactatatgttgaagtttttaaatcacacaaaagaaaactctctaaaagagtgagtatagaatttgaagctcacaaatttaatcctcacaatacaataagaagctctcaagaataagatgaaaagaataaaaattggaagctttagagagaataacaatgttggctttttgcttgaggattgtaaatatttaatgatcttgtcttttaaaatttggaaaaagtgaagtatttaaaaaaagagaaaagataaattcaaaatcattttggatcatt
This DNA window, taken from Cucumis sativus cultivar 9930 chromosome 6, Cucumber_9930_V3, whole genome shotgun sequence, encodes the following:
- the LOC105435838 gene encoding uncharacterized protein LOC105435838 — its product is MAISFLHRFSLDPQHCRSAAKWTALLTLTAAVTSFAPEFIFTNATSLHSSFSRSCGRDGYIRIPLDLPGDVLCLPANMVNWSSFDFFVPTVFAALGVGVSACFVRSLGL